The Natronosporangium hydrolyticum nucleotide sequence GCCGTTTCTGGTGTTGGCGGCGACCGCCGCCTTGGCGTTTCAGGATCGGCTGCGGCGGCTGGTGAATGGCCACGGTCGGCCTCGCGGCGACGCCCCGCCTGGCCCTCCGCCCACGATCTCGCCGCGGCGGTCGTTGGTGTCGCTGCACCTCATGGTGGGGTTGGCCGCGATCTACGGGGGCTACTTCGGGGCCGCGTTGGGGGTGGCGCTGGTGGCGTTGTTGGCGCTGGTGGTCAACGAGACCTTGGCCCGGGTCAGCGCGCTCAAGAACGTCGCCTCCGCGGTGGTGGGGCTGGTGACCGTGCTGATCTTCGCGATATTCGGGCCGGTGCACTGGGTGGCGGTGGCGATCCTGGCCCCGGCCGCGATCGTCGGCGGGTACGGCGGGGCGCGGTTCGCCCGGCGGCTGCCCGACCGGCTGTGGAAACTGGTGATCACCCTGTTTGGTTTCAGCATCGGGCTGGTGCTGCTGGTGCAGGCGTACGCCTGAGCGGGCGGCTCAGCGGCCGGCGGGTTTGGCGTCTGGCTGGCCCCAGTCTTCGTCCTGATCATCCCAGGCTTCGTTGCGTTCCTGGACGCGTTCGAGGGCGCGTTCGGCTTCGTTCGGGGTGTCGAACGGGCCGAGCCGGTGTTTGGCCCGGCACATGCTGTCGCCCCATTCGACCCGATTGTGCTTGGTGCACCAGTAGTATCCGTTACTGCTCATCATCCTTCGACTCTGCCCCGATTCCGCGCCGGGCGCTACCCAACGCTCTGGGCCGAGCTACCGGGTCGACCACTCCGGCGAATCAAGATGCGAAGTGTCGTTGATGACGTGCACCGCGACCGTGCCATCGGGGTAGGTGTCGACCACCGAGAGCCCGGCCGCCGCCAGCAGCAGCCGCTGCAAGAAGGTGTCGCCAGCGCCGAGCGCATCCCGGAGCATCAGCTTCACCGGCCAGACGTGGGAGACCACCGCGACCGTGCCACCTTCCGGGTACGCCTGCCGGAGCGCGACCACCGCCCGCCGTACCCGGGTGTCGACCTGGTCCAGCGACTCCCCGCCGGGGGCGGCGACCGCCGGGCTGCGGTGCCAGGCGTCGAGCTGGTCCGGCCACTCGTCGCGTACCTCTTGGAAGGTGCGTCCTTCCCAGTCGCCGAAGTCGCACTCGATCAGGTCCGGGTCGACGGTGACCGGCGGGTCGCCGGTGGCGGCGGCGATCGCCTCGGCGGTGCCGGTGCAGCGCTGCAGCGGCGAGCTGACCACCGCGTCGAGCTGCGGCAGCGACTGGGCGATCCGGGCGGCGAGCGCCTGGGCCTGGGCCTGACCGCGGTCGGTGAGGGCGACGTCGTGGCGGCCGGAGTAGCGGTGTTGGAGGTTGAGCTCGGTCTCGCCGTGCCGGGTGAGCAGCAGTCGCAGCGGCGCGGTGTCCGGGGCCTCCCAGGCGCCGCGGAGCCGGGGGGCCGCCGCCTCCGGTGGGCCGGAGGCGGCCGCCGCGGCCGGTGGGCCGGTGTCGCCGCGGGCCGCCGCGTCCATCGCCTGGTTTGCCAGCCGGTCGGCGTCCCGGTTGCGTTCCCGGGGCACCCATCGCCAGTCGACGTTGTCGAACCGGCGGACCAGCGCGGCCGCCTCCGCCGCCAGTGGCCGCAGCCCCGGGTTCTTGATCCGCCAGCGGCCGGTCATCTGTTCGACCACCAGTTTGGAGTCCATCCGGGCCTCGACCGTTTCGGCGCCCAGCTCGGCGGCGGCGGCGAGTCCCGCGATGACGCCGCGGTACTCGGCGACGTTGTTGGTGGCGATGCCGATCGCTTCGGAGCGCTCGGCGAGCACGTCACCGGTCTCGGCGTCGCGCACGACCGTGCCCCACCCGGCGGGGCCGGGGTTGCCGCGGGCGCCGCCGTCTGCTTCGACGATGACGCGTCGGCTCATAGCCCGGACTCGGCGGTCCGCACCATGATCCGGCGGCACTCGTCGCAGCGTACGACCTCGTCCGGTGGGGCGGCTTTGACCCGGGCACGTTCGCTGCCGGAGAGTTCGAGCCGGCAGCCGCCGCACCGGCCGCCCCGGACCGGGGCCGCGCCGAGCCCGCCAGCGTCGTCGCGGATCCGTTCGTAGAGCGTGACCAGGTCGGCCGGCAGCTGGGTGACCAGCGGTTTGCGCGCCTCGGTCTGCGCCGCCTCCTGTTCGCTGATCTCGGCGAGGGCGGCGTCGCGGCTGGCCTCGGCTTCGGCGCGGCGCCGTTCGCAATCGGCGAGCCGCCGTTGCGCCTCGGTCAGGGTGCTCTGGGCGGTTTCGCGCCGTTCCATCAGTTCGAGTTCCGCGTCTTCCAGCTCCCGCTGCCGCCGGTCGAGCGACTCGATCTCGTGTTGCAGGGCTTCGAGTTCCCGGGCCGGCCCGACACCGGCGGCGAGCCGGGCGGCGTCGCGGTCCTTGCGGGCCCGCACCTGCTCGGTGTCGCGCTCCAGCCGGGTTATGTCCCGGTCGAGGTCGTCGACCTCCACCTGCGCCCTCACCCGGTCGCCATCGAGAGTGGACAGCTCCCGGGTGAGTTCGGTGAGCTGGGCCAGCTCGGGCAGGTGGGTACGGCGGTGCGCCAGCTGTTGCCGGGTGGTGTCGATGCCCTGCAGGTCGAGCAGCAGTTTCTGGGCGTTCGGGTCGGCCTTCACAGCGGCTCCTTCGCGTGCGCGGTCCACGGGTCGGTGTCGAGGTCTGAGACCACCGGCTCCACTCTCAGCGTGTCACGCAGCAACCGGGCCAGTTCATCCAGCCAGGGCCGTTCGGTCGCCCAGTGGGCGGCGTCGAGCAGCGCCGGCCCGCCGGCGGCGAGGTGTTCGCTGACTGGGTGGTGCCGCAGGTCGGCGGTGAGGTAGGCGTCGACGCCGGCGGCGGTGGCGTCGGCGAGGTAGCTATCGCCGGCGCCACCGCAGACCGCCATGGTGTAGATGCGCCGCTGCGGGTCGCCGGCGGCCCGGACCCCCCAGGCGGTACGCGGCAGCGCCTCGGCCGCCTGCTGGACCAACTCGGCGAGGGTCGCAGGCGTCGGCAGCACCCCGATCCGGCCGGCGCCGAGCTGGCTGCCGGGGCCGATCGCGGCCAGGTCGGCGGCGAGCGGCCGCAGCGGGCGGAGGTCGCGCAACCCGAGCCGGGCGGCGAGGGCGTCGGAGACGCCGGGGTCGGCGACGTCGGCGTTGGTGTGGGCGACGTAGAGGGCGATGCCGGCGCGGATCAGGTCGTGGATGATCCGGCCTTTGTAGGTCGTGGGCGCCACCGTGGAGACCGGCCGCAGCAGCAGCGGATGGTGGGCGACGATCAGGTCCACGCCGGCGTCGACCGCCTCGGCGACGGTTTCGGGGACGCAGTCGACGACGCACAGGACGCGGCGCACCGGGGCTTCGGGCTCGCCGAGCACCAGCCCGACCTGGTCCCAGTCGGCGGCCCAGTCGGGTGGGTAGTGGCGGGCCAGGGTGGCCGCGACGTCGGCCACGGTCGGGGTTGGTTGGGTCACGGCGGCGAGGTTACCGCAGCCGGCCGGTCACCGGTGGACACCACCGGACATCTGGGGCGAGCCGTCGGGATGTCGAACCAGTCGAGCAGCTCCGCGAGCGTCCCGATCCGCGGCCCGTCGAAGCTGGCTTCCTGGTCGAAGACCAGGTGTTCGTGCAGATCGGGGGCGGCGAGCTGGAGGGCGGTCATGCCGGCGGCCCGGGCCCCGGTCAGCTCCTGGCTGCCGCCGTCTCCGACGTAGAGGCACTGGTCGGGGGCGACGCCGAGCCGGCGGCAGGCGGTTTGGTAGAGCCGCGGGTGGGGTTTGCGGCGCCCCACCTCGACCGAGTAGACGCAGGTGTCGAGGAGCGGCGCGATCGGCAACGCCGGCAGGAACCGCGGCAGCTCGTAGCCGCAGTCGCTGACCACGGCGGTGCGTAGCCCTCGGGCCCGGAGCGCGGCGAGGGTGTCGACCGCGTCGGGTCTCAGGCGGGTGTCCGCGTGCACGGCGGCTTCCTTGGCTCGCACCGCCGCCTGGATCCGCGCGGCCGGCGGGTGCAGGTCGAGCAGGTCACACACCCATCGGAGAGTGGATTCGGCGTCGCCGAACGCGCCGGTTGCCCGGACGCTGAAGGTGCGGTCGAGCATGTCGAGTAGGGCGGTCGGGTCACAACCGAGGTGCCGCGCGGCGA carries:
- a CDS encoding zinc ribbon domain-containing protein, translated to MKADPNAQKLLLDLQGIDTTRQQLAHRRTHLPELAQLTELTRELSTLDGDRVRAQVEVDDLDRDITRLERDTEQVRARKDRDAARLAAGVGPARELEALQHEIESLDRRQRELEDAELELMERRETAQSTLTEAQRRLADCERRRAEAEASRDAALAEISEQEAAQTEARKPLVTQLPADLVTLYERIRDDAGGLGAAPVRGGRCGGCRLELSGSERARVKAAPPDEVVRCDECRRIMVRTAESGL
- a CDS encoding Nif3-like dinuclear metal center hexameric protein — its product is MTQPTPTVADVAATLARHYPPDWAADWDQVGLVLGEPEAPVRRVLCVVDCVPETVAEAVDAGVDLIVAHHPLLLRPVSTVAPTTYKGRIIHDLIRAGIALYVAHTNADVADPGVSDALAARLGLRDLRPLRPLAADLAAIGPGSQLGAGRIGVLPTPATLAELVQQAAEALPRTAWGVRAAGDPQRRIYTMAVCGGAGDSYLADATAAGVDAYLTADLRHHPVSEHLAAGGPALLDAAHWATERPWLDELARLLRDTLRVEPVVSDLDTDPWTAHAKEPL
- a CDS encoding bifunctional RNase H/acid phosphatase, giving the protein MSRRVIVEADGGARGNPGPAGWGTVVRDAETGDVLAERSEAIGIATNNVAEYRGVIAGLAAAAELGAETVEARMDSKLVVEQMTGRWRIKNPGLRPLAAEAAALVRRFDNVDWRWVPRERNRDADRLANQAMDAAARGDTGPPAAAAASGPPEAAAPRLRGAWEAPDTAPLRLLLTRHGETELNLQHRYSGRHDVALTDRGQAQAQALAARIAQSLPQLDAVVSSPLQRCTGTAEAIAAATGDPPVTVDPDLIECDFGDWEGRTFQEVRDEWPDQLDAWHRSPAVAAPGGESLDQVDTRVRRAVVALRQAYPEGGTVAVVSHVWPVKLMLRDALGAGDTFLQRLLLAAAGLSVVDTYPDGTVAVHVINDTSHLDSPEWSTR
- a CDS encoding sulfite exporter TauE/SafE family protein, translated to MGLGEIFLLLAAGLAAGTINAVAGGGSLVTYPTLLAVGLSPISANVTNSIAVSPGYLGAVAGSRQDLVGQGRRVRHLIVTAAVGSAIGCALLLLTPEETFRMVVPFLVLAATAALAFQDRLRRLVNGHGRPRGDAPPGPPPTISPRRSLVSLHLMVGLAAIYGGYFGAALGVALVALLALVVNETLARVSALKNVASAVVGLVTVLIFAIFGPVHWVAVAILAPAAIVGGYGGARFARRLPDRLWKLVITLFGFSIGLVLLVQAYA
- a CDS encoding HAD family hydrolase; the protein is MTRYRAVLFDFFGTLSHAVTRGPWHDLAARHLGCDPTALLDMLDRTFSVRATGAFGDAESTLRWVCDLLDLHPPAARIQAAVRAKEAAVHADTRLRPDAVDTLAALRARGLRTAVVSDCGYELPRFLPALPIAPLLDTCVYSVEVGRRKPHPRLYQTACRRLGVAPDQCLYVGDGGSQELTGARAAGMTALQLAAPDLHEHLVFDQEASFDGPRIGTLAELLDWFDIPTARPRCPVVSTGDRPAAVTSPP